The Providencia sp. PROV188 genome includes a region encoding these proteins:
- a CDS encoding DUF4822 domain-containing protein: MKLKPIIAALIVMSTTAAFTAQANSTAPVAKQAVSAKKANAYEEIMIDKVWVTTQAVDQDKKEVPATDKQVANFFGLAEYYPDGTFKMLTLEGSPKMQGDWSFSEDGKTRSLTAKDDKGEVLFTRVVENVTVTPEEYTYRIYPSQDDKTKYFDIVHKVKK, from the coding sequence ATGAAATTAAAACCGATTATTGCCGCCCTGATTGTGATGTCCACCACTGCTGCTTTTACAGCTCAAGCTAACTCAACGGCGCCTGTTGCAAAGCAAGCTGTTAGCGCAAAAAAAGCCAATGCCTATGAAGAGATTATGATTGATAAAGTCTGGGTAACCACTCAAGCTGTCGATCAAGATAAAAAAGAGGTGCCTGCAACAGATAAACAAGTGGCAAACTTCTTTGGGCTTGCAGAGTATTACCCAGATGGTACTTTTAAGATGCTAACCCTTGAGGGTTCGCCAAAAATGCAGGGTGATTGGTCATTCAGCGAAGATGGTAAAACCCGCTCATTAACTGCAAAAGATGACAAAGGTGAAGTCCTGTTTACTCGTGTAGTTGAAAACGTGACCGTGACACCGGAAGAATATACTTACCGAATTTACCCATCACAGGATGATAAAACCAAATATTTTGATATCGTCCATAAAGTGAAGAAATAG
- the def gene encoding peptide deformylase, with translation MAVREIIEIPDERLRIQCSPVTDFAAVQILVDDLIETMYSTDNGIGLAATQIAETKAIMVIDISEERNEPMVFINPQIIESEGETSYQEGCLSVPDVYADVPRFLRVKVKAFDRDGKEFVVDSDEFLAIVMQHEIDHLNGKVFIDHLSTLKRNMLLKKLKKQQRLKQQ, from the coding sequence ATGGCAGTAAGAGAAATTATTGAAATTCCAGATGAAAGATTGCGTATTCAGTGCAGTCCCGTTACGGATTTCGCAGCAGTACAAATATTGGTCGATGATTTAATTGAAACCATGTACAGCACTGACAACGGTATCGGGTTGGCGGCAACGCAAATCGCCGAAACCAAAGCCATTATGGTGATTGATATTTCGGAAGAACGTAATGAGCCAATGGTATTTATCAACCCACAAATTATTGAGAGCGAAGGGGAGACGAGCTATCAAGAGGGTTGTTTATCCGTACCGGATGTTTACGCAGATGTGCCACGCTTTTTGCGTGTGAAGGTGAAGGCGTTTGACCGTGACGGCAAGGAGTTTGTTGTCGACAGTGACGAGTTTTTAGCGATTGTCATGCAACATGAAATTGACCATTTAAACGGTAAAGTGTTTATTGACCACTTATCCACGTTAAAGCGCAATATGTTGTTGAAAAAGCTCAAAAAGCAGCAAAGATTAAAACAGCAGTAA
- the fliT gene encoding flagellar protein FliT, with the protein MKDNQVDNKNPLYLLEIYRNVLILSENLVSLAQSGEWESLISRETEYVLAVENLTALTQEYEQEQPITDDFVQLLHQIIENERVTKEHLQNHLNFLSKEIKQLDQQKVLNNSYGQFDQPDAPRVIKPLE; encoded by the coding sequence ATGAAAGATAACCAGGTGGACAATAAAAATCCTCTCTATTTACTTGAAATATATCGTAATGTCTTAATATTAAGTGAAAACTTAGTTTCGCTCGCACAATCAGGGGAATGGGAGTCATTAATCTCCCGAGAAACTGAATATGTCCTTGCCGTTGAGAATTTAACGGCTTTGACTCAAGAATATGAGCAGGAACAACCTATTACTGACGACTTTGTGCAGTTACTACACCAGATCATTGAAAACGAACGAGTGACAAAAGAACACTTACAAAATCATTTGAATTTTTTAAGTAAAGAAATCAAACAGCTCGACCAACAAAAGGTATTGAATAATAGCTACGGCCAATTTGATCAACCCGATGCTCCAAGGGTTATTAAACCTCTCGAGTAA
- the fliS gene encoding flagellar export chaperone FliS, translated as MYQRKANQAYQQVSLESEIANATPYQLIQILFKGALSALKRGEIFMEQGNIAEKGKEISKAIDIIDTGLKQSLNYEAGGELAENLASLYEYMTRQLLRANIENNVTYVQEVYQLLSDIASAWQQIGANVDER; from the coding sequence ATGTATCAACGTAAAGCTAATCAAGCCTATCAGCAGGTCAGTTTGGAGAGTGAAATCGCCAATGCGACCCCGTATCAACTGATCCAAATCCTGTTTAAAGGGGCCTTAAGTGCCCTTAAACGGGGGGAAATTTTTATGGAGCAGGGAAACATTGCTGAAAAGGGTAAAGAAATCTCAAAAGCAATCGACATCATTGACACGGGATTAAAACAATCGCTAAATTACGAGGCTGGTGGCGAACTTGCTGAAAATTTAGCAAGTTTGTATGAATACATGACGCGGCAATTGCTCCGCGCCAACATAGAAAACAACGTGACTTATGTCCAAGAAGTTTACCAATTACTCTCCGATATCGCCTCTGCATGGCAACAAATCGGTGCAAATGTGGATGAAAGATAA
- the fliD gene encoding flagellar filament capping protein FliD, producing MAGISTLGIGANLDLNVQMDQLEAMERRRLDPLTQQKASYDAQISAFGKMQSSLEKLKKAAEDLKKYEDISTTKVSGEYKSFDVKTDGKAVAGVHDIKVTQLAKAQTIATKGHSDNKELLGSDAKERTITITQPSQKEAKDKIVIKLDNESTSLVEIADAINKSDKGVSASVIKDKDNQYHLVVTAKKAGTDSRMSISVDGDDKLAKVLNVESTLVDGKVTIVDEASSGMEQKVPPQNAQLTIDGFDLESQTNEAKDLFPGLTLSLKKESEDGKSDHLIISEDIEPAKAKIKAWVDAYNEFQTLAKELTKYTPTEKGTAPDKTNGPLIGDSTLRGIQSTLRNQVRTPQDSGELNLLNKMGIKQKLDGTLEIDSKKLDSAIKDNPSSVKVFFAGDGEKTGFATENFNFLKDTLDSKEGTLHTATDGVQKKKKSIDKRIEQTNKQIENTMDIYRRQFQNLDKMMSSLNSTSSSLGRLLG from the coding sequence ATGGCAGGCATATCTACACTCGGTATCGGGGCTAACTTAGACTTAAATGTGCAAATGGATCAATTAGAGGCAATGGAAAGGCGCCGTCTCGACCCATTAACACAACAGAAAGCCAGCTATGATGCGCAAATCAGTGCATTTGGTAAAATGCAATCTTCATTAGAAAAACTGAAAAAAGCAGCGGAAGATCTCAAAAAATACGAAGATATCAGCACCACCAAAGTGAGTGGTGAATATAAATCTTTTGATGTGAAAACCGATGGTAAAGCGGTTGCTGGTGTACATGATATTAAAGTCACCCAACTGGCTAAAGCGCAAACTATTGCGACCAAAGGACACAGTGATAATAAAGAATTACTGGGTAGTGATGCCAAAGAGCGTACCATCACCATTACTCAGCCTTCTCAAAAAGAAGCAAAAGATAAGATTGTTATCAAACTTGACAATGAGAGCACCTCATTAGTTGAGATTGCTGATGCCATCAACAAATCGGATAAAGGCGTTTCTGCATCCGTTATTAAAGATAAAGATAACCAATACCACCTCGTTGTTACCGCGAAAAAAGCAGGTACTGATAGCCGTATGAGCATCAGTGTTGACGGCGATGATAAATTAGCGAAAGTACTGAATGTCGAGTCAACCTTGGTCGATGGTAAAGTCACGATTGTTGATGAAGCCAGTAGTGGTATGGAACAAAAAGTTCCACCACAAAATGCGCAATTAACTATCGATGGTTTTGACCTTGAGTCACAAACTAACGAAGCCAAAGACCTGTTTCCTGGTTTAACTCTGTCTTTAAAGAAAGAGAGTGAAGATGGCAAATCAGACCATTTAATTATCTCTGAAGATATTGAGCCAGCTAAAGCGAAAATCAAAGCCTGGGTGGATGCCTATAATGAGTTCCAAACCTTAGCCAAAGAGCTCACTAAATATACCCCAACCGAAAAAGGCACGGCACCCGATAAAACCAATGGCCCATTAATTGGTGATTCAACTTTACGCGGTATTCAAAGCACCTTACGTAACCAAGTTCGTACCCCACAAGATAGCGGTGAATTAAACCTGCTGAATAAAATGGGGATTAAACAAAAACTGGACGGTACGTTAGAGATCGACAGTAAAAAACTCGATAGCGCCATAAAAGATAACCCATCAAGCGTAAAAGTATTCTTTGCTGGTGACGGTGAAAAAACTGGATTTGCTACCGAAAACTTTAATTTCTTAAAGGATACCTTAGATAGCAAAGAAGGCACGCTGCATACCGCCACTGATGGCGTACAGAAGAAAAAGAAAAGCATCGATAAACGTATCGAGCAAACCAATAAACAAATTGAAAACACCATGGATATCTATCGACGTCAGTTCCAAAACCTCGATAAGATGATGAGTTCACTGAACAGCACAAGCAGTTCATTAGGCAGACTTTTAGGTTAA
- a CDS encoding FliC/FljB family flagellin, with translation MAQVINTNILSLTTQNNLNRSQGVLGTAIERLSSGSRINSAKDDAAGQAIANRFTANVKGLTQAARNANDGISIAQTAEGAVNEINDNLQRIRELTVQAQNGTNSKSDIDSINKEVTARMDEINRISEQTQFNGVKVLSEDTSMKIQVGTNDSETIAINLKKIDSKVLGLNNFDASASKMGAAVSASDFAADIKGDGAEADALTAAKAGLDGIKFGGKDVEGAKVYYQTDATTGAVDKTKAYITGTVDGENVVLKADVTATPADSAASPAAVTAKLEFKNVAELSDAEKKVLDDKGPLGTLDKALATVDSLRSDLGAIQNRMQSTINNLNNSVNNLSAARSRIQDADFATEVSNMSRGQILQQAGTAVLAQANQVPQGVLSLLR, from the coding sequence ATGGCACAGGTCATTAACACTAACATTCTGTCTCTGACTACTCAGAACAACTTAAACCGTTCACAAGGCGTACTGGGTACTGCGATTGAGCGTTTATCTTCTGGTTCACGTATCAACAGCGCAAAAGATGACGCTGCGGGTCAAGCAATCGCTAACCGTTTCACTGCAAACGTTAAAGGTTTAACTCAAGCTGCACGTAACGCAAACGACGGTATTTCTATCGCACAAACCGCTGAAGGCGCAGTTAACGAAATCAACGATAACTTACAACGTATTCGTGAACTGACTGTTCAAGCACAAAACGGCACTAACTCTAAGAGCGATATCGATTCTATCAATAAAGAAGTTACTGCGCGTATGGACGAGATCAACCGTATCTCTGAACAAACTCAGTTTAACGGTGTGAAAGTTCTTAGCGAAGATACTTCAATGAAAATTCAGGTTGGTACTAACGATTCTGAAACTATCGCTATTAACTTGAAAAAAATCGATAGCAAAGTATTAGGTCTGAATAATTTTGATGCAAGTGCAAGCAAGATGGGCGCAGCTGTTTCAGCAAGTGATTTTGCAGCAGATATTAAAGGTGACGGTGCAGAAGCTGATGCATTAACAGCCGCTAAAGCTGGGTTGGATGGAATCAAATTTGGTGGTAAAGATGTTGAAGGGGCAAAAGTATACTACCAAACTGATGCTACTACAGGTGCAGTAGATAAAACCAAAGCTTACATAACTGGTACCGTTGATGGTGAAAATGTTGTTCTAAAAGCTGATGTAACAGCTACACCTGCTGATTCTGCAGCGTCCCCTGCAGCAGTTACTGCAAAACTTGAATTTAAAAATGTAGCTGAACTCTCTGATGCAGAGAAAAAAGTTCTGGATGATAAAGGTCCTCTGGGTACTTTAGACAAAGCATTAGCAACTGTTGATAGCCTGCGTTCAGACTTAGGTGCTATCCAAAACCGTATGCAGTCTACTATCAACAACCTGAACAACTCTGTTAACAACCTGAGCGCAGCACGTAGCCGTATCCAAGATGCTGACTTCGCTACAGAAGTTTCTAACATGAGCCGTGGTCAGATTCTGCAACAAGCAGGTACTGCAGTGTTAGCGCAAGCTAACCAAGTTCCACAAGGTGTTCTGAGCCTGTTACGTTAA
- a CDS encoding RNA polymerase sigma factor FliA translates to MSDLYTAEGVINKNSLWERYYPLIRHEALKLQVRLPASVDIDDLIQAGGIGLLHALERFDASLGASFATYAVQRIRGSMLDELRSRDWVPRSVRRQAREMTKAIGELEQSLGRSATEPEIAKALDIDLSEYRQVLLDTNNSQLFSYDEWHEVHGESCEPSMDEDDGGNPLSLLMESSLKDQIVAAIEQLPEREKMVLTLYYQEELNLKEIGAVLEVGESRVSQLHSQAIKRLRSKLRT, encoded by the coding sequence GTGAGTGATTTATATACTGCCGAAGGTGTCATTAATAAAAATAGCCTATGGGAGCGTTATTACCCTCTAATACGCCATGAAGCCCTAAAACTGCAAGTCCGACTTCCTGCCAGCGTTGATATCGATGACCTAATCCAAGCGGGGGGCATCGGTCTACTCCACGCATTAGAACGTTTCGATGCCTCATTAGGTGCCTCTTTTGCCACTTACGCTGTGCAGCGGATCCGCGGATCCATGCTCGATGAACTGCGTAGCCGTGACTGGGTTCCTCGTAGCGTACGTCGCCAAGCGCGAGAAATGACCAAAGCCATTGGTGAACTTGAGCAAAGCCTTGGGCGCAGTGCGACAGAGCCAGAAATTGCCAAAGCGCTGGATATCGATCTATCGGAATATCGCCAAGTGCTGCTAGATACCAACAATAGCCAGCTGTTCTCTTACGATGAATGGCACGAAGTGCACGGGGAAAGCTGCGAACCTTCAATGGATGAAGACGATGGCGGCAACCCACTGAGTTTACTGATGGAATCCAGCCTAAAAGATCAAATCGTGGCGGCGATAGAGCAATTGCCTGAGCGCGAAAAAATGGTGCTGACGCTGTATTACCAAGAAGAACTGAATTTGAAAGAGATTGGTGCGGTGCTGGAGGTGGGGGAGTCGAGAGTGAGTCAGCTTCACAGTCAGGCCATCAAACGGTTGCGCTCTAAGCTGAGGACTTAA
- a CDS encoding GNAT family N-acetyltransferase — MEPVNSHITYKVNHSISVDDFLNLLKQSPLDTFVPTDDVALLDSMLNNADLLISAWVDEQVVGFARAITDFSFCCYISEIAVDTQYLHQGVGKHLLRLTAEELPPECHLIFRSTPDSQNTYPKLGFNPCPNTWHISAKSFLDKMKS; from the coding sequence ATGGAGCCAGTGAATAGCCACATTACATATAAAGTGAACCATTCGATTTCGGTGGATGATTTTTTGAATTTATTGAAGCAATCCCCACTGGATACGTTTGTGCCCACTGACGATGTCGCATTGCTGGATTCGATGTTAAATAATGCGGATTTGTTGATCAGTGCTTGGGTGGATGAGCAGGTGGTGGGTTTCGCTCGCGCGATCACGGATTTTAGTTTTTGCTGCTATATCTCTGAAATTGCGGTAGATACTCAGTATCTTCACCAAGGTGTCGGTAAGCATTTGCTGCGCCTCACCGCCGAGGAGCTTCCCCCCGAGTGTCATTTAATTTTTCGCTCCACCCCCGACTCCCAAAACACCTACCCCAAACTCGGCTTCAATCCCTGCCCCAACACCTGGCATATCTCCGCCAAAAGCTTTCTAGACAAAATGAAAAGCTAG